In the genome of Mogibacterium neglectum, the window GCCGCCAAATGTGCCTGCCTTCGTGATAGTTCCTCCATCAGCAGCGTAAATAGGTGTTCCTGTTGGGCAAGAGAAGTCTAGTCCTTCATGCATTCTTCCCCATCTGCTTCCGAACTTTCCGTTGCTGTTGATAACGTAACTGTTCTTGATAGGCACTGCATACGAACCACTCGATGCGGTTTTAGGTTTATCGTTGATTCCAACCTTAACAATCTTCTTAACTGGCTTAATAACTACTTCTTTGCTCTTAATATTTCTCTTTACTTCCTTACCGTTTACTTTCGTTATTGTTCCGCTGATTATCTGTCTTCCATCAACACCTTCCTGTGCAACTAGCGACTCGCCCTTGTAGAGATCTTTAGTCTCCTGTTTCTCTGTTTCATATGGGATTTTCTCTGACATCTTTCCAGTTTCAACGGTTCTAACTTCGAGTGGCGAAACCTTCTTTTTCATGTTTACAAGGTCTCCCGATTTTAACAAGTTCACAGATTGCTCGCTGTTCTTGCCACTCATATCCTTGACATTTACATCATATTTCCTAGCGACGCTGTTAATACTTTCGCCATCCTTTATGATGTGGCTCATATTTATTTTTCCGCCGTGAAGGAGCTGCTCCGAAGCCTGCTTTTTACTCTGAACACTAGTAAGCATCACATCTAGCTGCTTAACCTCAACCTTCTTAGCAAACTTAATCTGTTCAAGCTTCATGCCCTTTGCAGTTTTTTTATAGTGAGCAAGCGTTTCCTTAACCAAAGAATCTGCTGTTCCCCTAGTCTCCACGACAGTCAGCAGCTTGCCATCCTGATAGACGCCATAAGCAGATACCTCAATGTCCGTCATATAGGTCAGCTTATTCATAACAGTGTCCGCGTCATCTAAATCCTTTTCTGCTGCAGAAACCTTCCTAAATGTCACATTGTTTCCAGCGATAAACTTGATGCGCGCACCGTTGTTATTCGACGACATATGGTCTCCAGCAACATCTAAAAGACCAACAACACTATCCTCAGATTTTACATACCCGAGCACACGTCCGTTATATGCATATTCATAAACTGTGTAATGTTGCATAGTCAGTAATACGCCGCAAACCATGATAATTAAGGCAAACAGACCGCTCACCATCTTTGCACCACTTCCTTTATACCTTACACGCATGTCATGATATTCTGTGGCTAGGCTGTATCCACAGCCTATAAAGAATCTGTCAGAAGCATCTTGAATCCTGTCATGCAGGTAAATAGGTGCAGCCGCTACCGTAGCTATCGCAGCTCCCATTTTATTCCATACGGTAGGCCCCTTTTCTGCTCTTTTTGCTTTTTTGACAGCTCTAGCCTCACTTTTCTTCTGTTCTATTGCCCTAACCTTATCCTGCTTAGCTTGTTTCTTCGCTTTCTTGGCAGCTTTGGCTTTCTCCTTCTTGGCTTCTTTCGCCTGCTTACTAGCAGCTTTCTGTGCTGCCTTCCTCTCTGTCTTAGACGGAGCCTTCTGCTTTTTCTCCATGTTCTCTATATTCTGTAAGTTATTATCTTTATTATCTACTTTATTTGCCTGTCTTTGTTCCATCTATAAGCCTCATCTGCTCTCTCTTTTACGCAAGAGCAGCGCATTCCATCATCCGTAATTCCGTGATCCTTACATATTGGACACTTGTATTTAACTTCCAAATAATCCTCTGGATACCCATTCACTGCAAGGAACTCTTTCTTTTGCTCAATGAGTTCCCTCTGCCTCTGCAGCAGTTCGGTTCGTTTTTCCTTACCTATACTGCCAAGTCCAGTGAGGAGCTTTTCTTTTATATCCGCCTCGATGCTTGCAAACTTCTGCATTATCGGCATTTCAGTTTCGAGCTTCTGTTGTTTTTCCTTCTGATCGTGTATAGCCTTCTCTCTGAGGTATTTATAGTATTCCTCTAGGACTCGTTTACTGACATTTACGCTACCATCTGAATTTGCATTTCCAGACTTTTCTGTTTTCATCGTTTTGCCGCCAGCATATCTAGCACCTTGGTCGTTGTTCTGGTTATGCGTTTGGTAGTTAGGCTCGATTCCTCCAACCTTGCGATATTTATTTTCTAAAACAGCATCGACATATCTAAGTGATGGCTCACGCTTTCCTGCAGTGAGCTTCACAGCTTCAAGAACTTCTTCGATGTTGTATCCGAAATTATCAAACCAGCGATCCATCATCTCACAGTCGCCAGAGGTCCATTGGCGATTAAACCCAATTTCCTTGAATATTCTGCCGTATAGGTATCTTCGTTTCGCATCCTTATCCAGAAGCGCCTTTACATCAGCTTCCGTATTACAGCCTTCCTTATGCCAATTAATAGCGACTTTATTGATATAGCGAATATCGCTATGACCGTTATCACTGCTGTATTTTATCGCATAAGCATATACCTCTGGTGAAACTCCGAATGTGCCAATCGTATCGGCAATCTTGCGTGCATCACTAGAAGGAATGCTCCTCCCACTCACACTCTCGTAGGTATCATACAGATGCTTTAGGTCGAGATTTACAAGGCGTGAATCCTGTTCTTCTGACTCATTGCCAGAACCCCTACTCTTTTTGTTTCCGTAAAATCTTGAAATCTGGCTCAGAAAAACTACTCTATATGAATCGTCATCAGGCATATAGTCTCGTCTGATTACCCCCACACTCTCCCAGTAGTCCCACGCAGCGTCGATTTCATCTGGAGTGATACCAAGAACATTTGCAGTCTTATTTCTGTCCTCTACAATTCCGTGTCTTGCACTCATCAAACCGAGCAAATACACCTTTACATAGTCACCGTTCGCACTGGTAAAGAACTCATTTATCATGAGGTTCTCGACTTCCGTGCTAAACAGGTAGACATCTTTATTCTGTTCCGTAACAAACTCAGTGTTGTTCATGGTTCTCCTTGAAAATGCTTGTTTATTCAAATCTATACTGTGTACTCGAGGTTTCCGAACTTCGTGTATCTTGCAATCCAAGCCAGGTTAACGGTTCCCGTCGGACCGCTTCTGTGCTTGGATATTATTACTTCACATGTGTTGCCAGATGAAGTGTCAGCCTCTTCATCCTCATTTTGATAATAATCATCCCTCTTTAGGAACACTACGATATCTGCGTCCTGCTCGATTGAGCCAGACTCTCTGAGGTCAGACAGCATCGGACGATGATCCTTACGCTGCTCGGAGGCACGAGAAAGCTGTGATAACAGGATTACACAGACGTCAAGCTCCTTTGCAAGAATTTTGATGCTTCTGGTAATAGCACTGATTTCATTAGTTCTGTTATCTCCACCGTAGCCTAGAGACATAAGCTGTAGGTAATCGATAATCACAAGGTCTAGCCCATTCTTCTCCTTGAGCCTTCTGCACTTGTTTTTCATCTCGAGAATCGAAATCTGCGCTGTATCGTCAATGTTTAGATTTACACTCTCGAACTTCTCCTGAGCCATATCGATGCTGAACCATTCATCGTCTTCGATTGTTCCATTCTTGATATGTTCCATATCGACTCTTGCTGACATGGCGAGCATTCTCTGTCCGAGCTGCTCTTTAGACATCTCCATACTAAACACAAGCACTGAATGTCCTGCCATCGCTGCATTTTCCGCTACGTTAAGAGCAAATGCGGTTTTTCCCATACCAGGTCTAGCCGCAAGCACAACAAGGTCGGTCTTCTTGAGACCGCCCAGCATTTTATCAATATCTCTAAATCCAGTTGTAATACCTGGAAGCCGTCCTTTGTTTCTCACCAGCTCATTTATCTGGAGAATATTAGTCTGTAGGACTTCTTGAATCGGTGAATAATTCTTGCGTTGCGAAGCCTGTGCGATTGAAAAAATCTCTTTCTCCGCTTCATCTAGAATCAGCTCACTATCCATGCTCCCATCATACGCATTCTTGCGCATGGTATCAGCCGACTTGATGAGCTTTCGCATCTTCGACTTATCCACAACCGTGAGTGCATAGAACTTTGCATTTGAAGGATTGATTGCATCTCCTGACAGCCTGCTAAGATATGTCATACCACCAACTAACTCAAGCTGGTGCACCTTGTTAAGCTCCGCTCTCGTCGTCATTAGGTCAATAGTTATACTTCTTCTGAACATGCTCATGAACATCTTATATATCTCTTGATGTTCCTTGAGATAAAAATCTTCTGGCTTAAGTATATCAACGACATCCTGCACGGCGTCGTCGCTGAGCATCATCGAGCCCAAAACTGCCTTCTCCGCTTCTATGTCTTTCGGAGGCTCTAGAGCCTCCGAAAGCTGACTATTTATTTCATTTGGCATGTTTATTCCTCAGTAACAGTTACCTTGATACGAGCTGTAATCTCGGTGTACAGCTTGATATCTACCTCGTGTTCTCCAATTTCCTTAATTGGTTTAATCAGTACGATTTTCTTCTTATCGACATCGAGCTTTGTCTGCTCCTTGATTGCGTTAGCAATATCCATCGAAGTAACTGATCCGAATAGCTTTCCGCCTTCACCAACCTTAGTCTTAAGCTTTATGGCCTCTCCTTCGAGCACCTTTTTAACCTGATTAGCCTCAGCCTTATCTAGTGCAATCTGCTCTTCGCGGTTAGCTTTGTCTCTCTTAACCTTTGCGAGATTTGAAGGAGTAGCCTCAATTGCAAATCCACCTGGAATTAAGCGATTTCTTGCGTAACCGTCACTTACCTTAACAACGTCCCCGGCTTTACCCGTTCCTTTAACGTCTTTCTTTAAAATAATCTGCATATTGCCCTCCTTTTTCTTCTGTGCAATCCCTATCAATTTTATTTTACTAATTTCCATCGCTTGGATTCTTGTTGTTCTTGTAAATCCTTTTTTAATTAACCTACACATTTTTCAAAGACAGAAATTTTGTTAGTATATTGGAACATCTTCGAAGTTATTCGCATATAGATGCTTTTGAACTTATCCGCCCCTACTCCTGTCCGTAGGTATCTAACTCTTCACTCTCCATACCTAAATACTCCGGTACTATCTTCTTGAGTTCTGCTATTACTTCTTCTGGCTCCATGTCAGTCTGGGCACCTGCTGAATTCAGATGTCCTCCACCGTTAAATCTCTCCATGATCACCTGAACGTTGACTTCTCCGAGAGATCTCGCGCTTATCACTGTCTTTCCCTTATCGTTCTTACCAGCGGCAAATGAAGCCTTCACGCCTTTAACCATTAGCAGCTCATCCGCAACCTGTGCATTGATAATCTGTGCATCTGTCGAATATCCCTGAGAAATCGAGAGCGCAACTCCTTCATCCATGTACTCAGCATTGGCAACGGCCTCAGCTCTCATCTGGAACGATGTAACCTCTGACTGGAAGAACCGCTTAACCTCAGTAGTATCAGCTCCTACGCGCCTTAACCATGCGGAAGCCTCAAATGTCCTTACCCCTGTCTTGATAGAGTATCTGTTCGTATCCACAGTTATTCCGGCTAGTAGTGCTTCTGCTTCGAATTTGTTAACAATCTTTTTGTTAGATGTATACTGAATGATTTCTGTCATCAGTTCGCTTGCCGAAGATGCGTATGACTCGACGTATGACAGTATTGCATTGTCTATCGAATCGTCGGACAACCTATGGTGATCGATAACGACAATTTTATCAGCTTTCCCAAGGATTTCAGGACATTCAACC includes:
- a CDS encoding DnaD domain protein, which codes for MNNTEFVTEQNKDVYLFSTEVENLMINEFFTSANGDYVKVYLLGLMSARHGIVEDRNKTANVLGITPDEIDAAWDYWESVGVIRRDYMPDDDSYRVVFLSQISRFYGNKKSRGSGNESEEQDSRLVNLDLKHLYDTYESVSGRSIPSSDARKIADTIGTFGVSPEVYAYAIKYSSDNGHSDIRYINKVAINWHKEGCNTEADVKALLDKDAKRRYLYGRIFKEIGFNRQWTSGDCEMMDRWFDNFGYNIEEVLEAVKLTAGKREPSLRYVDAVLENKYRKVGGIEPNYQTHNQNNDQGARYAGGKTMKTEKSGNANSDGSVNVSKRVLEEYYKYLREKAIHDQKEKQQKLETEMPIMQKFASIEADIKEKLLTGLGSIGKEKRTELLQRQRELIEQKKEFLAVNGYPEDYLEVKYKCPICKDHGITDDGMRCSCVKERADEAYRWNKDRQIK
- the dnaB gene encoding replicative DNA helicase, encoding MPNEINSQLSEALEPPKDIEAEKAVLGSMMLSDDAVQDVVDILKPEDFYLKEHQEIYKMFMSMFRRSITIDLMTTRAELNKVHQLELVGGMTYLSRLSGDAINPSNAKFYALTVVDKSKMRKLIKSADTMRKNAYDGSMDSELILDEAEKEIFSIAQASQRKNYSPIQEVLQTNILQINELVRNKGRLPGITTGFRDIDKMLGGLKKTDLVVLAARPGMGKTAFALNVAENAAMAGHSVLVFSMEMSKEQLGQRMLAMSARVDMEHIKNGTIEDDEWFSIDMAQEKFESVNLNIDDTAQISILEMKNKCRRLKEKNGLDLVIIDYLQLMSLGYGGDNRTNEISAITRSIKILAKELDVCVILLSQLSRASEQRKDHRPMLSDLRESGSIEQDADIVVFLKRDDYYQNEDEEADTSSGNTCEVIISKHRSGPTGTVNLAWIARYTKFGNLEYTV
- the rplI gene encoding 50S ribosomal protein L9; amino-acid sequence: MQIILKKDVKGTGKAGDVVKVSDGYARNRLIPGGFAIEATPSNLAKVKRDKANREEQIALDKAEANQVKKVLEGEAIKLKTKVGEGGKLFGSVTSMDIANAIKEQTKLDVDKKKIVLIKPIKEIGEHEVDIKLYTEITARIKVTVTEE
- a CDS encoding peptidoglycan DD-metalloendopeptidase family protein; this encodes MEQRQANKVDNKDNNLQNIENMEKKQKAPSKTERKAAQKAASKQAKEAKKEKAKAAKKAKKQAKQDKVRAIEQKKSEARAVKKAKRAEKGPTVWNKMGAAIATVAAAPIYLHDRIQDASDRFFIGCGYSLATEYHDMRVRYKGSGAKMVSGLFALIIMVCGVLLTMQHYTVYEYAYNGRVLGYVKSEDSVVGLLDVAGDHMSSNNNGARIKFIAGNNVTFRKVSAAEKDLDDADTVMNKLTYMTDIEVSAYGVYQDGKLLTVVETRGTADSLVKETLAHYKKTAKGMKLEQIKFAKKVEVKQLDVMLTSVQSKKQASEQLLHGGKINMSHIIKDGESINSVARKYDVNVKDMSGKNSEQSVNLLKSGDLVNMKKKVSPLEVRTVETGKMSEKIPYETEKQETKDLYKGESLVAQEGVDGRQIISGTITKVNGKEVKRNIKSKEVVIKPVKKIVKVGINDKPKTASSGSYAVPIKNSYVINSNGKFGSRWGRMHEGLDFSCPTGTPIYAADGGTITKAGTFGGYGNCVIIKHDNGQETLYGHCSKINVSVGDKVYKEQVIAAVGNTGRSTGAHLHFEVHVGGKAVDPWSYIF